Proteins encoded by one window of Cellvibrio sp. KY-GH-1:
- a CDS encoding HDOD domain-containing protein, which yields MELKNLIDNAQKLPNIPKVVQELIESFGDENVNNEAIAKKVGADQVLTAKLLRAANSAHYGGNRKVGSVSDAVFILGFNAVRTLVLASGMTGAFKAPEGFDLPAFWHNSFAVAATCKWLAKFSKDDAETAFTCGMIHNIGELLIHILLPEECKEIQKVVDRGARNSDIEKNVLGFNFPEAGAELANRWKFPDAIVAGIRYQLNPLAAPEFSRFAALISIADYIVHTHEKGNDADLLVHFPNDLATKLGINMVKLAEKIDETNDLMGGFDELIH from the coding sequence GTGGAGCTTAAAAATTTAATCGATAACGCTCAGAAGTTGCCGAATATTCCTAAAGTCGTTCAGGAGTTAATCGAAAGCTTCGGTGATGAAAATGTCAATAATGAAGCTATTGCAAAAAAAGTTGGCGCTGATCAGGTCTTGACCGCCAAGCTGCTGCGTGCAGCAAACTCTGCGCATTACGGCGGCAATCGCAAAGTAGGTTCGGTTAGTGATGCGGTATTTATTCTCGGGTTTAACGCGGTGCGTACGCTGGTTCTTGCATCGGGGATGACGGGAGCATTCAAGGCGCCTGAAGGGTTTGATCTGCCTGCCTTCTGGCACAACAGTTTTGCGGTGGCCGCAACCTGTAAATGGTTGGCAAAATTCTCTAAGGATGATGCGGAAACGGCATTTACCTGCGGCATGATCCACAACATTGGCGAATTACTTATCCATATTTTGTTGCCTGAAGAGTGCAAAGAGATCCAGAAGGTAGTGGATCGTGGTGCGCGCAATTCAGATATCGAAAAAAATGTGCTTGGATTTAATTTTCCAGAGGCAGGCGCTGAGTTGGCGAATCGCTGGAAGTTTCCTGATGCAATAGTCGCGGGTATTCGCTACCAGCTTAATCCATTGGCAGCGCCGGAATTCTCACGCTTTGCTGCCTTAATCAGTATTGCGGATTACATAGTGCACACTCACGAGAAAGGAAATGATGCAGATTTGTTGGTGCATTTCCCGAATGACCTGGCAACCAAGCTGGGAATTAATATGGTGAAGTTGGCGGAAAAAATTGATGAGACGAATGATTTGATGGGCGGTTTCGATGAGCTGATCCATTAG
- a CDS encoding tRNA-dihydrouridine synthase, with translation MRIMLAPMEGVVEHHVRDILTRIGGLDGCVTEFIRITDQKLPYKVFYKFAPELESDCNTPNGTPVRVQLLGSKPEPMAINALELVNYGAKAIDLNFGCPAKTVNSHEGGACLLRTPDRVYSIIKAVRDAVPQEIPVTAKIRLGYEDRSSYMDNARAVEAAGANELTVHARSKADGYKPPAYWHYIADIRAELKIPVVANGEIWSVDDYLRCREQAGGADVMLGRGLLSCPDLARQIKAHINNEEYTPLTWAEICIMLYDYYRLTTPLYCERNCGNRVKQWLMYLSRQYPQAQVFFEAIKRKTTPSELEACFQEALAAC, from the coding sequence ATGAGAATTATGCTGGCCCCGATGGAGGGCGTAGTCGAGCACCACGTACGCGATATCCTTACCCGTATTGGCGGACTGGACGGCTGCGTCACCGAGTTCATTCGCATTACCGATCAAAAACTGCCTTACAAAGTCTTTTATAAATTCGCCCCCGAGCTGGAAAGCGACTGCAACACCCCCAACGGCACACCGGTACGAGTGCAATTGTTAGGCAGCAAGCCTGAACCAATGGCAATTAACGCCCTTGAGCTCGTTAATTATGGAGCCAAAGCAATAGACCTAAACTTCGGTTGCCCGGCAAAAACAGTAAACTCCCACGAGGGCGGCGCCTGTTTATTACGCACACCCGACCGTGTTTACTCCATTATTAAGGCAGTACGGGATGCGGTGCCACAGGAAATTCCCGTTACCGCCAAAATTCGACTCGGCTACGAAGATCGCAGTAGCTATATGGATAACGCCCGCGCCGTAGAGGCCGCGGGCGCCAATGAGCTTACCGTACACGCCCGTTCCAAAGCCGATGGCTACAAGCCACCCGCCTACTGGCATTACATCGCCGATATTCGCGCCGAGTTAAAAATTCCAGTCGTGGCAAATGGGGAAATCTGGTCGGTGGACGATTACTTGCGCTGTCGCGAACAGGCTGGCGGTGCCGATGTAATGCTCGGTCGCGGCCTGCTCTCCTGCCCTGATCTGGCGAGACAAATCAAAGCACACATCAATAATGAGGAGTACACCCCGCTGACCTGGGCAGAAATCTGCATCATGCTCTATGACTATTATCGGCTCACGACTCCGCTATATTGTGAGCGCAACTGCGGCAACCGGGTGAAGCAATGGCTGATGTATTTAAGCCGCCAGTACCCCCAAGCCCAGGTGTTTTTTGAGGCAATAAAACGCAAAACCACACCATCGGAATTAGAGGCCTGCTTCCAGGAAGCACTAGCAGCCTGTTGA